A single window of Bradyrhizobium daqingense DNA harbors:
- a CDS encoding CaiB/BaiF CoA transferase family protein, which yields MSALPLSGIKILDLTRVLAGPLSAQMLGDLGAEVIKIERPGTGDDARAFGPPYLADPEGKANNNNSFYLCANRNKKSVTVNIAKPEGQAIIRELAKDVDVFMENYKVGDLKRYGLDYESIKAVNPGIIYCSVTGFGQTGPYAPRAGYDAILQAMGGLMSVTGHIDGEPGEGPMKVGPSIVDYMTGMNSSIGILSALYHRDANGGQGQHIDVCLFDTVIASLSHWLQIYLVNGKTPPRRGTWGNGGMPAGVFRCTDGELMLVVGNDGQFQRTCAVLGEPGLASDPRFVKNNDRVVHGKEIMAIFAGLFLKKPVAYWLEKLEEAGVPSGPINNFEQVFSDPHVQSRGMRVKVNHPFEPDLSLVRNALTLSETPIKDYRAPPLLGEHTHEVLGGKLGYDAGKIEQLKQQGII from the coding sequence ATGTCGGCCCTGCCGCTCTCAGGCATCAAGATCCTTGACCTCACCCGCGTGCTGGCCGGGCCCCTGTCGGCCCAGATGCTGGGGGATCTGGGTGCGGAGGTCATCAAGATCGAGCGGCCGGGCACTGGCGACGACGCACGTGCCTTCGGCCCGCCTTACCTCGCCGATCCCGAAGGCAAGGCCAACAACAACAACTCGTTCTATCTCTGCGCCAACCGCAACAAGAAGTCCGTCACCGTCAACATCGCCAAGCCCGAGGGGCAGGCCATCATCCGCGAGCTCGCCAAGGACGTCGACGTCTTCATGGAGAACTACAAGGTCGGCGATCTCAAGCGCTACGGCCTCGACTATGAATCGATCAAGGCGGTCAACCCCGGCATCATCTATTGCTCGGTGACCGGCTTCGGCCAGACCGGGCCTTACGCGCCGCGCGCCGGCTATGACGCGATCCTGCAGGCCATGGGCGGGCTGATGAGCGTTACCGGACATATCGACGGCGAGCCCGGCGAGGGCCCGATGAAGGTCGGTCCGTCCATCGTGGACTACATGACCGGGATGAACTCGTCGATCGGCATCCTCTCGGCGCTCTACCATCGCGACGCCAATGGCGGGCAGGGACAGCACATCGATGTCTGCCTGTTCGACACCGTCATCGCCTCGCTGTCGCATTGGCTGCAGATCTACCTCGTCAATGGCAAGACCCCACCGCGCCGCGGCACGTGGGGCAATGGCGGCATGCCCGCCGGCGTCTTCCGTTGCACCGATGGCGAGCTGATGCTGGTGGTCGGCAATGACGGCCAGTTCCAGCGCACCTGCGCCGTGCTCGGCGAGCCCGGGCTCGCGAGCGATCCGCGCTTCGTCAAGAACAACGACCGCGTCGTGCACGGCAAGGAGATCATGGCGATCTTCGCCGGCCTATTCCTGAAGAAGCCGGTGGCCTACTGGCTGGAGAAGCTGGAGGAGGCCGGCGTGCCCTCGGGCCCGATCAACAATTTCGAGCAGGTGTTCTCCGATCCGCACGTGCAGTCGCGCGGCATGCGGGTGAAGGTCAATCATCCCTTCGAGCCCGATTTGTCGCTGGTCCGCAACGCACTGACCCTCTCGGAGACCCCGATCAAGGACTACCGTGCCCCGCCGCTACTCGGCGAGCACACCCACGAGGTGCTCGGCGGCAAGCTCGGCTATGATGCCGGCAAGATCGAGCAGCTGAAGCAGCAGGGCATCATCTGA
- a CDS encoding LysR substrate-binding domain-containing protein, producing the protein MDLRQLRYFVAVAEERSFTLAARRLNLSQPPLSQHIQALEAELGTQLLYRTSRRVELTQAGDAMLVRGRAILQQLKVTEDEVRSIGAGLVGTLDVGATGSILRGRLAELLAAYRKVAPQVRMTVHEQAPALQIAALLNRTTNICLIRGTPAERDLSSKLAWREEVVLAVARSHRLAQRKRIALGDLAAEEHVVLDPNSSDFARYVQTCCVDAGFLPKVSQQVVDAQSIPSLIAAGFGVALVPQSIARFTTTDIVFRPIRPSPPTADVFLVFRKDETSMVVHNFIKLALRYLNQRRG; encoded by the coding sequence ATGGATCTGCGCCAGCTCCGGTACTTCGTCGCGGTCGCCGAGGAGCGCAGCTTCACTCTCGCTGCCCGGCGACTGAATCTTTCGCAGCCGCCGCTCAGCCAGCACATCCAGGCGCTCGAAGCCGAGCTCGGGACCCAGCTCCTCTACCGGACCAGCCGCAGGGTCGAGCTGACGCAGGCCGGTGACGCCATGCTGGTGCGGGGGCGCGCGATCCTGCAGCAGCTCAAGGTCACCGAAGACGAGGTCCGGTCGATCGGCGCGGGCCTGGTCGGGACGCTGGACGTCGGAGCGACCGGCTCCATCCTGCGCGGTCGTCTCGCCGAGTTGCTCGCGGCCTACCGGAAGGTTGCTCCGCAGGTGAGAATGACGGTGCACGAGCAGGCGCCGGCGCTGCAGATCGCAGCGCTCCTCAACCGTACCACCAACATCTGCCTCATTCGCGGCACGCCCGCCGAGCGCGACCTCTCCAGCAAGCTGGCATGGCGCGAAGAGGTCGTTCTCGCCGTGGCCCGCAGCCATCGGCTGGCGCAACGCAAGCGCATCGCCCTCGGCGATCTCGCCGCCGAGGAGCACGTCGTGCTGGATCCGAACAGCTCCGATTTCGCCCGCTACGTGCAGACATGCTGTGTCGACGCCGGCTTTCTCCCAAAAGTGTCCCAGCAAGTCGTCGACGCCCAGTCGATCCCGAGCCTGATTGCCGCAGGCTTCGGCGTGGCACTGGTGCCGCAATCGATCGCGCGGTTCACGACCACCGACATCGTCTTCCGCCCGATCAGGCCCTCGCCGCCCACGGCGGACGTGTTTCTGGTGTTCAGAAAGGACGAGACGTCGATGGTCGTGCACAATTTCATCAAGCTTGCGCTTCGCTATCTCAACCAGCGGAGGGGTTGA
- a CDS encoding PQQ-dependent sugar dehydrogenase, translated as MMPSIVRALSCTALLCLAGCNDGSGDPNAQIGPNPVLPEFQQYLMPPIHIARIVGWKKDETPTVAPGLQAKAFATGLQHPRFLYVLPNGDVLVVESKAPKGAPIKRPKEFVMGYIESWATSGGGDTGPGNRITLLRDSNGDGVPDTQSVFLDHLNSPFGVALVGNDLYVANTDAIVRYPYTEGDTRITAPGTVLTPLPGGPINHHWTKSLVASPDGTKLYAGVGSNSNIAENGMEAEHNRAAILEIDRASGRWRVFASGLRNPNGLSFEPQTGALWTVVNERDEIGPDLVPDYMTSVKDGGFYGWPYSYWGQHVDPRVKPERPDLVAKAIVPDYALSSHVAPLGMAFYTGTSLPRDYRSGAFVGEHGSWNRQVLNGYKVVFVPFTDGKPSGPARDVVTGFLNSDNQARGRPVGVAIDKSGALLVADDSGNTVWRVSATHPQLTQR; from the coding sequence ATGATGCCTTCAATTGTCCGCGCGCTGTCGTGCACTGCGTTGCTCTGTCTGGCCGGCTGCAACGACGGCAGCGGCGATCCCAACGCGCAAATCGGCCCCAATCCGGTGCTGCCGGAATTCCAGCAATATCTGATGCCGCCGATCCACATCGCCCGCATCGTCGGCTGGAAGAAGGACGAAACGCCCACCGTCGCACCGGGCCTGCAGGCCAAGGCGTTCGCGACCGGCTTGCAGCATCCGCGTTTTCTCTACGTGCTGCCCAATGGCGACGTGCTGGTGGTGGAGTCCAAGGCGCCGAAGGGCGCTCCGATCAAGCGTCCCAAGGAATTCGTGATGGGGTACATCGAGTCCTGGGCGACGTCGGGCGGCGGCGACACCGGGCCGGGCAACCGCATCACGCTGCTGCGCGACAGCAATGGCGACGGCGTGCCCGACACGCAGAGCGTCTTCCTCGACCATCTCAACTCGCCGTTCGGCGTCGCGCTGGTCGGCAACGATCTCTACGTCGCCAACACCGATGCGATCGTCAGATACCCCTACACCGAAGGTGATACCCGGATCACCGCGCCCGGAACGGTGCTGACGCCGCTGCCGGGCGGGCCGATCAATCATCACTGGACCAAGAGCCTGGTCGCGAGCCCCGACGGGACGAAGCTCTATGCCGGGGTCGGCTCCAACAGCAACATCGCCGAGAACGGCATGGAGGCCGAGCACAACCGCGCCGCCATCCTCGAAATCGACCGCGCCAGCGGCCGCTGGCGGGTGTTCGCGAGCGGCCTGCGCAATCCGAACGGCCTCAGCTTCGAGCCGCAGACCGGCGCGCTGTGGACGGTGGTCAACGAGCGCGACGAGATCGGGCCGGATCTCGTGCCGGACTACATGACCTCGGTGAAGGACGGCGGCTTCTATGGCTGGCCTTACAGCTATTGGGGCCAGCACGTCGATCCCCGCGTCAAGCCGGAACGGCCCGACCTCGTCGCCAAGGCGATCGTGCCGGACTATGCGCTGAGCTCGCATGTGGCTCCGCTCGGCATGGCATTTTACACCGGTACCAGCCTGCCGCGCGACTATCGGAGCGGCGCCTTCGTCGGCGAGCACGGCAGCTGGAACCGGCAGGTGCTGAACGGCTACAAGGTCGTGTTCGTGCCGTTTACGGACGGCAAGCCGAGCGGACCGGCGCGGGATGTCGTGACCGGCTTCCTCAACAGCGACAATCAGGCGCGTGGACGCCCCGTCGGCGTCGCCATCGACAAGAGCGGCGCGCTGCTGGTCGCCGATGACAGCGGCAATACGGTGTGGCGGGTCAGCGCGACGCACCCGCAGCTGACGCAACGTTAA
- a CDS encoding C4-dicarboxylate transporter DctA yields MPRIFKSLFFQVVVALAAGIALGMAYPDTALQMKPLGDGFIKLIKMLVPVIVFCVVVQGISAAGDLSKVGRVGIRALLYFEIVTTLALVFGIALAYYFQPGAGMNIDPRTLDAKALSGFSQTAAQVAGGGVSEFLMKLIPSTMVGAFSSGDVLQVLIISIMFGCAMSLCGERARPVVEFVERVNEIIFKMMNFVVRLAPIGVFGAIAFTVGKYGIGSLKQLGGLVALFYLAVFFFVAVVLGAIMRLSGFSLFKLLVYLREELMIVLGTAAGDSVLPQTMRKLEQLGIKRSTVGLVIPTGYSFNLDAFSIYLTLAAVFIAQATNTPLATGDLLAILGVALLTSKGAHGVPGSAIVVLAATLAAIPAIPAIGLVLILSVDWFIGIARALGNYVGNCVATVVVASWEGDLDRAKARRILDGEIVPSSETLQIDPAGANAPVAGLQTS; encoded by the coding sequence ATGCCCAGGATTTTCAAGTCACTCTTCTTCCAGGTGGTCGTCGCCCTCGCGGCCGGCATCGCGCTCGGCATGGCCTATCCCGACACCGCATTGCAGATGAAGCCGCTCGGCGACGGCTTCATCAAGCTCATCAAAATGCTGGTGCCCGTCATCGTGTTCTGCGTCGTGGTGCAGGGCATATCGGCCGCCGGCGACCTGTCGAAGGTCGGAAGGGTCGGCATTCGCGCGCTGCTCTATTTCGAGATCGTCACCACGCTCGCCCTGGTGTTCGGCATCGCGCTCGCCTACTATTTCCAGCCCGGCGCCGGCATGAACATCGACCCGCGGACGCTGGACGCCAAGGCGCTCAGCGGCTTCAGCCAGACCGCGGCGCAGGTCGCCGGCGGCGGCGTCTCCGAATTTCTGATGAAGCTCATCCCCTCGACCATGGTCGGCGCCTTCAGCTCCGGCGACGTGCTCCAGGTGCTGATCATCTCGATCATGTTTGGCTGCGCCATGTCGTTGTGCGGCGAGCGCGCGAGACCGGTCGTCGAATTCGTCGAGCGGGTCAACGAGATCATCTTCAAGATGATGAACTTCGTCGTCCGCCTCGCGCCGATCGGCGTCTTCGGTGCGATCGCCTTCACGGTTGGCAAATACGGCATCGGCTCGCTCAAGCAGCTCGGCGGGCTGGTCGCCCTGTTCTATCTGGCGGTGTTTTTCTTCGTGGCCGTCGTGCTCGGCGCGATCATGCGGCTTTCGGGCTTCAGCCTGTTCAAGCTGCTGGTCTATCTGCGCGAAGAGCTGATGATCGTGCTCGGCACCGCCGCAGGCGACAGCGTGCTGCCGCAGACCATGCGCAAGCTCGAACAGCTCGGAATCAAGCGCTCGACGGTCGGTCTGGTCATCCCGACGGGGTACTCGTTCAATCTCGATGCCTTCTCGATCTACCTGACCCTGGCGGCGGTCTTCATTGCGCAGGCGACCAACACGCCGCTCGCGACCGGCGATCTCCTTGCGATCCTCGGCGTCGCGTTGCTCACCTCAAAGGGGGCGCATGGCGTGCCGGGCTCGGCCATCGTCGTCCTCGCGGCGACGCTCGCCGCCATTCCGGCCATCCCGGCGATCGGACTGGTGCTGATCCTGTCGGTGGACTGGTTCATCGGCATCGCCCGCGCGCTCGGCAATTATGTCGGAAATTGCGTTGCTACCGTCGTGGTTGCCTCGTGGGAAGGCGACCTTGATCGCGCCAAGGCGCGGCGCATCCTCGATGGCGAGATCGTTCCTTCAAGCGAGACCCTGCAGATCGACCCGGCCGGTGCGAACGCGCCCGTCGCGGGTCTGCAAACGTCCTGA
- a CDS encoding ureidoglycolate lyase, producing MTTLSIEPLTKQAFAPFGEVVETAGSTPLSINQGHAARYNELATIDVGAESGQVNISWFIASQRPAPIAIRLMERHPLGSQLFMPLNGEDWLVVVCADPRDLSSYRAFAANGKQGVNYARNCWHHPLLVLKDASSFLVVDRKGGGDNLEEHWLDEIIQLDPGTAAG from the coding sequence ATGACGACACTCTCGATCGAGCCCTTGACAAAGCAGGCCTTCGCGCCGTTCGGCGAGGTCGTTGAAACGGCAGGGTCGACGCCGCTGTCGATCAACCAGGGCCATGCCGCGCGCTACAACGAACTCGCCACTATCGATGTCGGCGCGGAAAGCGGACAGGTCAACATCAGCTGGTTCATCGCCTCTCAGCGGCCCGCGCCGATCGCCATCCGCCTGATGGAACGCCATCCGCTTGGAAGCCAGCTGTTCATGCCGCTGAACGGAGAGGACTGGCTGGTCGTCGTTTGCGCGGACCCGCGCGACCTCTCGAGCTACCGGGCGTTCGCGGCCAATGGCAAGCAGGGCGTGAATTATGCCCGAAACTGTTGGCACCATCCGCTGCTGGTCCTGAAGGACGCAAGCTCGTTCCTCGTCGTCGATCGAAAGGGTGGTGGCGACAATCTCGAAGAACATTGGCTGGACGAGATCATCCAGCTCGATCCCGGCACAGCCGCAGGCTGA
- a CDS encoding ABC transporter ATP-binding protein: MTAAIEVSAVEKRFGNVSIIRDLNLSVAQGERHAIIGPNGAGKSTTFNLISGHIKPTSGEVRLNGDVISGLRPFEINRRGLSRSFQVTNVFARMSVWENVRCAVLWATGHRYAFWKNVDSLPEVRERTAQILDDIHLTHRRDVPAGLLTYAEQRELEIGITIASGATVVILDEPTAGMSHAETERAVALIRRLTEGKTLVIVEHDMSVVFGLADRISVLVYGHIIASGTPEEIRRDPKVKEAYLGEEAH, from the coding sequence ATGACGGCAGCCATCGAAGTCAGCGCTGTCGAAAAGCGCTTCGGCAATGTCAGCATCATCCGCGATCTCAATCTCAGTGTCGCGCAAGGCGAGCGTCATGCCATCATCGGTCCGAACGGCGCCGGCAAATCGACGACGTTCAACCTGATCAGCGGCCATATCAAGCCGACCTCGGGTGAGGTGAGGCTCAATGGCGACGTGATCTCAGGTCTGAGGCCGTTCGAGATCAACAGGCGCGGGCTGTCGCGGTCGTTCCAGGTCACCAATGTGTTCGCGCGCATGTCGGTCTGGGAGAACGTGCGTTGTGCCGTGCTGTGGGCGACGGGGCACCGTTACGCCTTCTGGAAGAACGTCGACAGCCTGCCTGAGGTGCGCGAGCGGACCGCGCAGATCCTCGACGACATCCATCTCACGCATCGGCGCGATGTGCCGGCCGGATTATTGACCTACGCCGAGCAGCGCGAGCTAGAGATCGGTATCACCATCGCCAGCGGTGCCACCGTGGTGATTCTGGACGAGCCGACCGCCGGCATGAGCCACGCCGAGACCGAACGTGCAGTCGCGCTGATCCGGCGGCTCACCGAAGGCAAGACCCTCGTCATCGTCGAGCACGACATGAGCGTCGTGTTCGGCCTTGCCGATCGCATTTCCGTGCTAGTCTACGGCCACATCATCGCCTCGGGCACGCCGGAGGAGATCCGGCGCGATCCGAAGGTCAAGGAAGCCTATCTCGGCGAGGAAGCGCACTGA
- a CDS encoding ABC transporter ATP-binding protein → MLEVRDLHAYYGKSHILQGVDLDVAAGEVVSLLGRNGVGRSTTVKAIMGEVVPQGTIRFKGKDIAGLPSYRIARLGLGYVPEHRDIFPGLTVRQNLLLGIKDTRRPGKWQLQDMLDMFPNLAARADTEAGVLSGGEKQMLTTCRTLMGDPDLIMIDEPTEGLAPLIVQQVGDLIARIAQAGVAILLVEQKLSIAMKISNRVYVMGHGRVVFEGTPEQLKSNAEVRAQWLEV, encoded by the coding sequence ATGCTCGAGGTCAGGGACCTGCACGCCTATTACGGCAAGAGCCACATTCTCCAGGGCGTCGATCTCGATGTCGCCGCTGGCGAGGTCGTGAGCCTGCTCGGACGCAATGGTGTCGGGCGTTCGACCACGGTCAAGGCGATCATGGGCGAGGTCGTGCCGCAAGGCACGATCCGCTTCAAGGGCAAGGACATCGCCGGGCTGCCGAGCTACAGGATTGCGCGTCTCGGTCTCGGCTATGTGCCGGAGCATCGTGACATCTTTCCGGGTCTGACCGTTCGCCAGAACCTGCTTCTCGGCATCAAGGACACGCGACGTCCCGGCAAATGGCAGCTCCAGGACATGCTCGACATGTTTCCCAATCTCGCCGCGCGGGCCGACACGGAGGCGGGGGTGCTGTCCGGCGGCGAAAAGCAGATGCTCACGACCTGCCGCACGCTGATGGGCGATCCGGACCTGATCATGATCGACGAGCCGACCGAAGGCCTCGCGCCGCTCATCGTCCAGCAGGTTGGTGATCTCATCGCCCGCATTGCGCAAGCCGGCGTCGCCATTCTCCTCGTCGAGCAGAAACTGTCGATTGCGATGAAGATCTCGAACCGCGTCTACGTCATGGGACACGGCCGTGTGGTTTTCGAAGGTACGCCCGAGCAACTGAAGTCAAACGCCGAAGTTCGCGCGCAATGGTTGGAAGTGTGA
- a CDS encoding MFS transporter, whose product MRFLKSDGRLVGVLLVLAITQLIGWGTIGLPAIVGRDMAADLGMSLPAVFAGTSVLYVTMGLCAPWLAKAFARHGARRVMMIGTVVTVPGFVLLFFAREPMLYFAAWIVFGLAGSATLSTGAYIMLNEVAGQNARSAIGALMLVTGLSSSIFWPTTSFLSGHFGWRGTCLAYAAMLLLVSLPLYAFGAPRRTEPKQDGAAPAKHADVPRTPRSTFGLVVCAITLNAFVSFGLSAVFVELLRAEGLAPAQAIAFGSMLGVIQVSARGLDFLGGGRWDGITTGLVAGTALPIAMLLLMLSEGTTWAVAVFILLYGAGSGAMAVARATIPLVFYDQAEFAKAMSMIALPLNLASAISPPLLAGLLTEFGSRAALGLTFVCSCAAVVMLVLLGRRRPRMAPVLT is encoded by the coding sequence ATGCGCTTCTTGAAATCTGACGGCAGACTCGTCGGGGTCCTGCTGGTGCTCGCGATCACGCAGCTGATCGGATGGGGCACGATCGGGCTTCCCGCGATCGTCGGCCGTGACATGGCGGCGGATCTCGGCATGAGCCTGCCGGCCGTGTTCGCCGGGACTTCGGTGCTTTATGTCACCATGGGTCTGTGCGCGCCCTGGCTTGCCAAGGCGTTCGCACGGCATGGCGCGCGCAGGGTCATGATGATCGGGACGGTCGTCACCGTGCCCGGATTCGTGCTTCTGTTCTTCGCGCGCGAGCCGATGCTGTACTTCGCCGCCTGGATCGTCTTCGGCCTGGCGGGCAGCGCCACGCTCTCGACCGGCGCCTATATCATGCTGAACGAGGTTGCCGGGCAGAACGCCAGGAGCGCCATCGGCGCGCTCATGCTGGTGACCGGATTGTCCAGCAGCATCTTCTGGCCGACGACGTCGTTTCTCAGCGGTCATTTCGGCTGGCGCGGAACGTGCCTCGCCTATGCCGCCATGCTGCTTCTCGTCTCGCTTCCGCTCTATGCGTTCGGAGCACCGCGCCGGACGGAGCCGAAGCAGGACGGCGCCGCGCCGGCAAAGCACGCGGACGTGCCCCGGACCCCGCGAAGCACGTTCGGCCTCGTCGTTTGTGCGATTACCCTCAATGCGTTCGTTTCATTCGGTCTTAGCGCCGTGTTCGTCGAATTGTTGCGTGCCGAGGGGCTGGCGCCCGCGCAAGCCATTGCCTTCGGCTCGATGCTCGGTGTGATTCAGGTCAGCGCGCGCGGGCTCGACTTCCTCGGCGGCGGGCGTTGGGACGGCATCACGACCGGCCTCGTCGCCGGGACGGCATTGCCGATCGCCATGCTGCTGCTGATGCTGAGCGAGGGCACGACCTGGGCGGTCGCGGTCTTCATCCTGCTCTACGGCGCCGGCAGTGGCGCCATGGCAGTGGCGCGGGCGACCATCCCGCTGGTGTTCTACGACCAGGCCGAGTTCGCCAAGGCAATGTCGATGATCGCGCTGCCGCTCAACCTCGCCTCCGCCATCTCGCCGCCGCTTCTTGCCGGGTTGCTGACGGAGTTCGGCAGCCGCGCTGCGCTCGGTCTCACCTTCGTCTGCTCCTGCGCGGCCGTGGTGATGCTGGTGCTGCTGGGACGGCGACGGCCGCGGATGGCCCCGGTCCTGACCTAG
- a CDS encoding bifunctional allantoicase/(S)-ureidoglycine aminohydrolase, whose translation MSSQTYHIPQGGLPPQTDLLSGRAVFTNAYAVIPSGVQRDIVVSHLPHWDDTRLWVLARPLSGFAETFSHYLMDIAPGGGSEVPEPEKGAQGALFVVGGNLVLKLAGKERELKPGGFAYLPPGCTWSLRNRGEKPAQLHWIRKLYQRVPGLAEPDVIVTNADSVEPVAMPGTEGRWATMRFIDPADLRYDMHINIVTFEPGATIPFAETHVMEHGLYVLEGKAVYRLNRDWVEVEAGDYMWLRAFCPQACYAGGPGRFRYLLYKDVNRHMNLRQGPPLI comes from the coding sequence ATGTCATCGCAAACCTATCACATCCCGCAAGGTGGCCTTCCGCCCCAAACCGATCTCCTGAGCGGCCGGGCCGTCTTTACGAACGCCTACGCCGTCATCCCGAGCGGCGTGCAGCGCGATATCGTCGTCAGCCATCTGCCGCACTGGGACGACACGCGCCTCTGGGTGCTGGCGCGACCGCTCTCCGGATTCGCCGAGACGTTTTCGCATTACCTCATGGACATCGCGCCGGGTGGCGGAAGTGAAGTCCCCGAGCCGGAGAAGGGCGCCCAAGGGGCGTTGTTCGTCGTGGGCGGAAACCTCGTTCTCAAATTGGCGGGCAAAGAGCGTGAGCTCAAGCCCGGCGGCTTCGCCTATCTGCCGCCCGGTTGCACCTGGAGCCTGCGAAACCGCGGCGAGAAGCCGGCGCAGCTGCACTGGATCCGCAAGCTGTATCAACGCGTGCCCGGATTGGCCGAGCCCGATGTGATCGTGACCAACGCAGATTCGGTCGAACCTGTCGCGATGCCGGGCACCGAGGGAAGGTGGGCAACCATGCGCTTCATCGATCCCGCCGATCTGCGATACGACATGCACATCAACATCGTCACGTTCGAGCCGGGTGCGACAATCCCTTTCGCAGAGACGCACGTCATGGAGCACGGATTATACGTCCTCGAAGGCAAGGCCGTGTACCGGCTCAACCGGGACTGGGTCGAGGTCGAGGCCGGCGACTATATGTGGCTGCGCGCCTTCTGCCCGCAGGCCTGCTATGCCGGCGGCCCCGGCCGGTTTCGCTATCTGCTCTACAAGGATGTCAATCGGCACATGAATCTGCGGCAGGGACCTCCGCTGATCTGA
- a CDS encoding DUF2231 domain-containing protein, with protein sequence MQDDVRVRSTAQIAGHPIHPMLVPIPIACFIGALLTDIAYVASAEIMWADFSAWLLVVGVVFGVLAAIAGLTDFLGNRLVRAQPPAWPHLIGNAVALILAIFNTMIHMRDGWTSVWPTGLVLSAVTVLILPVTGWLGWAMVYRHGVGVAR encoded by the coding sequence GTGCAAGACGACGTGCGCGTGCGTTCCACGGCGCAAATCGCGGGGCATCCGATTCATCCGATGCTGGTGCCGATCCCGATCGCGTGCTTCATCGGCGCGCTCTTGACCGACATCGCCTATGTCGCGAGCGCCGAGATCATGTGGGCGGATTTTTCCGCCTGGCTATTGGTTGTTGGCGTCGTCTTCGGCGTGCTCGCGGCGATCGCGGGCCTGACTGATTTCCTCGGCAACCGCCTGGTGCGGGCGCAGCCGCCGGCCTGGCCGCATCTGATCGGCAATGCCGTCGCGCTGATCCTGGCGATCTTCAACACGATGATCCACATGCGCGATGGCTGGACGTCGGTGTGGCCCACCGGTCTCGTGCTTTCGGCAGTCACCGTGCTGATCCTGCCCGTCACCGGCTGGCTCGGCTGGGCAATGGTCTATCGTCACGGCGTGGGAGTTGCGCGATGA